From a single Shewanella denitrificans OS217 genomic region:
- a CDS encoding SGNH/GDSL hydrolase family protein: MKKRLILTQYLLPALMCSLLPASAMAATKSAADTAQLSVSSVQAQQTYTYVRCWFRPQSSHDDPSTDWEWARNSNGSYFKLTGYWYSAVSFKNMFYTNESQNTIAQRCQQTLGANHPQADITYFAADNRWSYNHSIWSNTSSVTPTVDKMVSFGDSISDTGNIYNASQWLFPNDNAWFLGHFSNGLVWTEYLAKQQQLPLYNWAIGGAAGSTQYVLLSGVLDQVKSYIQYMNYANNYDPAKTLFTLEFGLNDFLNYGRSASAVTADFKQALETLEANGAQNILVLNLPDATIAPQFKYSAPGEAAIVKAKIDTFNAFASQQVATMQNRGINIQLFDTETLLADMVSNPASFGLRNTTDSCLDINRSSSSDYLHSHSLRNDCATYGSDTYVFWDVTHPTTKTHKVIADAVNASLMQHFK, encoded by the coding sequence ATGAAAAAACGACTCATATTAACTCAATACCTCTTGCCCGCACTCATGTGCTCGCTTCTACCAGCCTCTGCCATGGCGGCCACCAAATCGGCTGCCGACACTGCGCAACTATCCGTTTCCAGTGTGCAAGCCCAGCAAACCTATACCTATGTCAGGTGTTGGTTCAGGCCACAATCGAGTCATGACGACCCGTCCACCGATTGGGAATGGGCCCGCAATAGCAATGGCAGTTATTTTAAGTTAACTGGCTATTGGTATAGCGCTGTGTCATTTAAAAATATGTTCTACACCAATGAATCTCAAAACACTATCGCACAGCGCTGTCAGCAGACCTTAGGCGCAAACCACCCACAGGCCGATATCACCTATTTTGCTGCCGATAATCGCTGGTCCTATAACCACAGTATTTGGAGCAACACCAGCAGCGTGACTCCAACTGTGGATAAGATGGTCAGCTTTGGTGACAGTATCTCAGACACAGGTAATATCTATAATGCCAGCCAGTGGCTGTTCCCCAATGATAATGCCTGGTTCTTAGGTCATTTCAGCAACGGCCTAGTATGGACTGAGTATTTAGCCAAACAGCAACAGCTGCCTCTCTATAACTGGGCCATAGGCGGCGCTGCTGGCTCGACTCAATATGTGCTGCTCTCAGGGGTGTTAGATCAGGTTAAGTCCTATATCCAATACATGAATTACGCGAACAATTATGATCCAGCCAAGACCTTGTTTACCTTGGAGTTTGGCTTGAATGATTTCCTTAACTATGGCCGCTCAGCCAGTGCCGTTACGGCAGATTTTAAACAAGCGCTGGAAACCCTGGAAGCCAATGGGGCACAAAACATTTTGGTGTTAAATTTACCGGACGCCACCATAGCGCCGCAGTTTAAGTACAGTGCGCCAGGCGAAGCGGCGATAGTGAAAGCCAAGATAGACACCTTTAACGCCTTCGCCAGCCAACAAGTGGCGACCATGCAGAACCGCGGGATCAATATCCAGTTATTCGATACCGAGACTTTGCTGGCCGATATGGTCTCTAATCCTGCAAGTTTTGGATTACGCAATACCACAGACTCTTGCTTAGACATCAATCGCAGCTCATCCTCTGACTATCTGCACAGCCATTCACTGCGAAACGACTGTGCAACCTATGGCTCTGACACTTATGTGTTTTGGGACGTCACCCACCCGACGACAAAAACCCATAAGGTAATTGCCGATGCGGTGAACGCCAGCCTGATGCAACATTTTAAGTAA